Proteins encoded within one genomic window of Triticum aestivum cultivar Chinese Spring chromosome 2D, IWGSC CS RefSeq v2.1, whole genome shotgun sequence:
- the LOC123052671 gene encoding uncharacterized protein codes for MAAANPAETPARRGVNTGVGSGGGLIPVLEWDDIKAKSRRILRRSTNRARCWERMKKRAKDLLHGSPGRVETVTDGDGVTTHVTKETEGKEEAYVQQRRESVGDDGASAASEEEVRWAK; via the exons ATGGCGGCGGCAAATCCGGCGGAGACTCCGGCGAGGAGAGGCGTCAATACGGGCGTGGGCTCCGGCGGGGGGCTCATCCCTGTGTTGGAATGGGACGACATCAAGGCCAAGTCCAGGCGCATACTGCGGCGATCCACAAATCGAGCGAGATGCTGGGAAAGGATGAAGAAGCGGGCAAAGGATCTACTCCACGGGAGCCCAG GTAGGGTGGAAACAGTAACGGATGGAGATGGGGTAACTACACATGTAACAAAGGAGACAGAGGGGAAAGAAGAGGCATATGTGCAGCAGAGGAGAGAATCGGTTGGAGATGATGGCGCATCGGCGGCCTCCGAGGAGGAGGTCCGCTGGGCCAAATGA